Within the Terriglobia bacterium genome, the region AGACGACGCTGGACCTCGGAAGGATCCGCAGTCTCAAGGAATAACTCGACTGCTTCCTTCAGGTTTAGGCGAGCTGCCTCGATGCTCTCACCCTGGCTCGCAATGTCGAACTCAGGACAGAGCGCGACATACATGTCGCCCTCGCGCTCGATGATGGCGGTCAGCTGTCGAGGTGGTTTCATATCTGTCACATTCTAGAACAGCGCCGACTGTTTGCGGCTGGGCGTGATGCCGAAGTGGTCGTAGGCGAGCTTGGTGGCGACGCGGCCGCGCGGGGTGCGATCGAGGAAGCCGATCTGGATGAGGAAGGGCTCGTACATCTCCTCGATGGCCTCGGGCTCTTCGGCGAGCGCGGCGGCGAGGGTGTTCACGCCGACCGGGCCGCCCTGGTACTTCTCGATGATGGTGAGCAGGAGCTTGCGGTCGATCTCGTCGAAGCCGTGCTTGTCCACTTCGAGCATCTCCAGCGCAGCCTCCGCGGTGGCTATGTCGATGCGGCCGGCGCCGCGCACCTGGGCGTAGTCGCGCACGCGCCGCAGCAGGCGGTTGGCGATGCGTGGCGTGCCGCGGGCGCGCATGGCGATCTCGGAGGCCCCATCGTTCTCGATCGCGACGCCCAGGATCTCCGCCGAGCGCTTGACGATGATCTCCAAGTCGGCGTGCGTGTAGAACTCGAGGCGCAGCATGATGCCGAAGCGCGAGCGCAGGGGCGCTGAAAGCAGCCCAGCGCGGGTGGTGGCGCCGACGAAGGTGAAATGCGGGATCTCGAAGGTGTGGGTGCGCGCCGAGGGTCCCTGGCCGATGATGATGTCGAGCTGGTAGTCCTCGAGTGCGGCGTAGAGCAGTTCTTCCAGCGCCGGCTGCATGCGGTGCACCTCGTCGAAGAAGAGCACCTGCTTGGCTTTCAGGTTGGTGAGGATCGCGGTGAGGTCGCCCTTGATCTGCAAGACCGGCGCCGAGGTCTGCTGGAGGCTGACCGCGAGCTCGTTGGCGATGATGCTGGCCAGCGTGGTCTTGCCCAGCCCGGGCGGGCCGTAGAGTAGGACGTGGTCCATGGCCTCGCCGCGGGACCTGGCGGCTTCGATGGCGACGGAGAGCTGGTTCTTGACTTTGTGTTGCCCGATGAATTCGGCCAGACGCTGCGGGCGCAGCTTGAGTTCGAAGGAGGCGTCGTCGTCAAGCGGCGCGGCGGAAACGATGCGGTCTTTCAGGTCAGGATTGTTCTTGGGCGAGGCCACTGAGCGGATAGTAGCGAGAAACGCTCCGGCAGGCAAACGGACGTTAGGGACGCTCGCGCAGGCCGCCCACCTCGGCGATGACCTGCTTCTCGACCTCCTCACCGTCGACGTACACGACGCGCATCAGGCGCAGGCGGCTGGAGCGCGGGCGACGGCAGAGGCCAGGTCGAGATCGTGGAAGGCGGATGAGGGCTCCCACTCATCGCCGTTCAGCGCGCAGCTCTCGTATTGCTCGAAGCGGGCCAATCTATAGTTGCCAGTTGTCGGTTGTCGGTTGTCAGTCACCCATTAAAGAGGGCGGCATCCCGCCGCCCCTGGAGGTCGGCGAACAGCCTACTCTTCTTCTTCGATGACTTCGCCGCGCTCCGCCTTGGCCGCTGCGATGATCTTTTCCTGCTGCTGCTGCGGGACGATGTCGTAGTGATTCATCTCCATGTTGAAGGAGCCGCGGCCCTGGGTCATGGAAGTGAGGTCGGCGCCGTAGGTCAACATCTCGGCCATGGGGACTTCGGCCTTGACCACGGTCTTGCCGCCCTTGTTGTCCATGCCCTGAATGCGGCCGCGCCGCGAGTTGAGGTCGCCCATGATACTGCCGGCGAATTCGTCGGGAGCGGTGATCTCGACTTTCATGATGGGCTCGAGCAGCGTGGGTTTGGCCTGCTCCATCGCCTTCTTGAAGGCGAGGCGGCCGGCCACCTTGAATGACAGTTCGTTCGAGTCCACGTCGTGGTAGCTGCCGTCGTAGAGGATCACCTTGAAGTCCACGACCGGGTAGCCGGCCAGGTAGCCGCGCTGGGCCGCCTCGACGATGCCCTTCTCCACGGCGGGGATGAAGTTCCTGGGGATCGAGCCGCCGAAGATGTCGTTGACGAACTCGAATCCACCGCCGCGCGGCATCGGCTCCATCTTGATCTTGCAGTCGCCGAACTGGCCGTGTCCGCCGGTCTGCTTCTTGTGGCGTCCGTGGGCGTCGGCGCGGCCGCGGATGGTCTCGCGATACGGAACCTTCGGGGCCTTGAGGTTCACTTCCGCGTGGTAGCGCTTCTTGAGCTTGGAGACGACGACCTCGATGTGCTGCTGGCCGGTGCCCGCGATCAGGAACTCCTTGGTCTGCGGATCGCGGAAGAACCGCAGCATCGCGTCCTCTTCCATCATGCGGTGGATGCTGGAGAGCTTGTCTTCATCGCCGCGGGTCTTGGGCTCGATGGCGAAGCTGATGGCGGGCTCGGGCAGCTTGACCACCGGATACTGGATGGGCGCGTTCTTGTCGCCCAGCGTGTCGCCGGTCAGCGTGTCGCGCAACTTGGCCACGGCGCCGATGTCGCCGGCGTGTAACTCGGTCACCGGTACGGCGGTCTTGCCCTGAATGATGGAGATATGTGCCAGTTTTTCCGACGAGTTCTTGGTGAAGTTCTGCACGGTGGCATCGTTCTTCAACACGCCGGAATAGACCTTGAAGTACGAGATGCGCCCCGCGAAGGGGTCGCTGACGGTCTTGAAAACGTAGAGCGAGAGCGGCTCGGAATCGGCGACCTTGCGGCGCGCGGGCTCGCCGTTGTTCGGTGACGGCGCGGCTTCGACCGGCTGGCGTTCGGCGGCCGTCGGAGCGTACTCCACCAGGAAATCCAGCAGCTTGTCCGTCCCGATGTTGCCCAACCCGCTGGTGAACAGGACGGGGAAGATCCTGTCGTCGCGGATGGCTTCGTGTAGCGCGGGAACCAGGTGCTCCTCGGGGATCGTGCCCTTCTCGAAGAATTCCTCCATCAGCTTGTCGTCGCCCTCGGCGACGATCTCGACCAGCTTCTCGTGGGCCGCCTGGGCCGCGTCCTTCAGGTTGGCGGGAATATCGACTTCCTTGCCCTTGCCGCTGCCACCCATGTCATAGCTGTAGGCCTTCATGCGGACCAGGTCCACGATGCCGGCCAGATTCTTCTCGCTTCCGATGGGTAGTTGCAGCGGGATCACCGTACGGCCGAACGTGCTGGTCAGTGATTCCATCAGCCGGTCGTAGTTGGCGCGCTCGCGGTCCATGCGGGCGCCGACGATGATGCGCGGCAGCTTGAACTCGTCGGCGTAGCCCCAGACCTTCTCGGTGACGACCTCGACGCCGCTCACGCCGTCCACCACCACGATGGCCGATTCGACCGCGACCATCGACGTCTTCGCCTCGTGCACGAACATGTTGAAACCGGGGTTGTCGAGCAGGTTGATCTTGACGTTCTTCCACTCGGCGTGCCCGATGCCGGTGGAGATGGTCATCTTGCGCGCCACTTCTTCTTCGTCGTAGTCGGTGACCGTGCTGCCGTCGTCCACCCGCCCCAGGCGTTGCGTCGAGCCGGCCGTAAAGAGCATGGCCGAGACCAGCGACGTCTTGCCCGCGTGCGAGTGGCCCAGTACAGCGACGTTGCGGATGTTTGCCCCTTCGTAGACTTTCACGGTGACTCCTTAATGAATAAGCCAAGAGGGGATGCGGCAGGAGTCATCGCCTGCCGGCGACCGACCTTCTGGGCTGGTGTCCCGGATGGCCGGGACAGCCACGGTTTCCGTGGCGGAGAGCTGGCAGAAATGGTCATCCTATCATGCGGCAAAATAGCGGCTCAACGTCTCCGATGCCGTCCTGGATCTTGGCGTAGAATATCCGCACTTATGGCAAGGGTGGGGGCACGAGGGTTGCTGTTGGTGCTGGTGGCGAGCTGGTTCGCGCCGGCAGCCCTGGCTACCTACGCCTCTCCCGAGCATTCCTGCTGCCGCCGCGCCGGGCACCATTGCCAGCCGAGTGCCGAGAAGACCTTTCGCGACGCCAAACTGCATTGTCACAACTGCCAGGGATTGGTGTCAGCCCACCAGGCGCCGCGCGTACACACGGCTTTCACCGCCATCGCGCCGAACGATGAGCACCGGTTCGTCCGCGAATTCTCATCCGCTAATCGGTCCACGCCGGAGCCTAAGGAAGAAACCGGCCGGGCGCCTCCGACCGTCTCCTCTCGCTGATTCCACGCGGCCCGTTTCGGCCGCCCACGTTGCACGCAGCCCGTGTGCTGCGCGCGTCCATTTGCCTCTAGTGGGAGAGTTTCAAGTTGAGGAAGATTGTCCGGCAGCTCGTCTGCATTGGTGTGGCCGCCTGCGCGCTCTCGGCGTACGCGAGCATATTCGGCACCGTCCGCGGGCTGATCCACGACCCGCAGCACCGGCCGGTGGCAGGCGCCCAGGTAGTCGTGAAGGCATCCGCCTCGGAATGGACGAAGACGGTGACCAGCGACGATTCCGGCAGCTTCGAGTTCGACGCGGTGCCTGTCGGGGAGTATCTGGTCGCGGTAAGCTCGGCAGGTTTCGACACGCAAGAGCAGACGCTCCTGCTGCGCTCCGGCCAAGTCGCCAACCTGCATTTCCCGCTGGTGCTGGCAAAGGTGAGCGAAAAAGTCGAGGTACGCGAGAACTCGCCGGCGGTGGACACAAGCTCTTCCACGACTGTCAGCCAGATCAGCCGCCAGCAGATACAGCAGTCGCCGGGCGCGGAGCGCACCAACAGCCTGTCTATGATCACCGACTTCGTTCCCGGGGCGTACATGGTGCACGACCTGTTGCACGTGCGCGGGGGGCACCAGTTCACCTGGATGCTGGACGGGATCCCGGTGCCCAACACCAACATCGCCACCAATGTCGGCCCGCAGTTCGATCCGAAAAACATCGATACGCTCGAGGTGCAGCGCGGCGGCCTCTCCGCCGAATACGGCGACCGCGTGTACAGCGTCATCAATGTGGTGACGCGCTCCGGATTCGAGGCCTACAAGCAGTGCGAGATTGTGGTGAACTACGGCAGCTACAACCAGACCGACGATCAGCTCAGTTGCGGCAGCCACACCGATCGCTTCGCGTACTTTGCCAGCCTGTCGGGCAATCGCACCGACCTCGGCCTGGAGACGCCCTCGCCCGAAGTGCTGCACGACATGGGAGCGGGGCTGGGCGGCTTTGTGTCGCTGATCCTCAATCAAACTCCGTCTGACCAGTTGCGGCTGGTCGCATCCGCTCGCGGCGATCACTACCAGGTGCCGAACACTCCAGCGGACCAGGCCTCTGGGACTCGCGACGTCGAAAACGAGCACGATACTTTCGTCAACGGCTCATGGGTCCACAGCGGTCAGCGCGGCATCCTGTTCACCGTCTCTCCGTTCCTACACCTGAACCGCGCCCATTACATCGGAGGCCCGGCCGACACGCCGGTCTCTCCGGAAGACGAGCGCCGGTCCGATTATTTTGGCGGCGTGAGCATGGTCTCGATCGCGCGCGGGCGGCACAACGCGCGCTTCGGCTTCCAGGGATTCGCCCAGAACGAGCGAATGTTTTTTGCGCTGCGCAGCCCCGGGAATCCTGCTATCACGGAGAATGACAGCCAGTGGGGCAGCGTGGTCGCGGCCTTCGCCGAGGAGCAATACAAGCCCACGAACTGGCTGACGTTCAACGGCGGCCTGCGTGTGACGCATTTTTCCGGGCCGCTCAGCGAGACGGCGGTCGATCCTCGTCTCGGCGCCGCAATCGTGATCCCGCGCATCAAGTGGGTGCTGCGCGGGTTCTACGGCCGTTATTACCAGGCGCCTCCGCTGACCACGGTCTCTGGGCCGATCCTGGATCTGGCCGCACAGCAGGGATTTGCGTTTCAGCCACTCCGCGGCGAGAAAGACGAGCAGTACGAGTTCGGGGTGAGTGTCCCCGTCCATCGCTGGACGGCGGACTTCACCCATTTCAGCACCGCCGCCCGAAACTACTTCGACCACGACGTGCTGGGGAACTCCAACATCTTTCTCCCGCTGACCATCGACCGGGCGCGTATACGCGGGTGGGAGGCGACGATCCGTTCTCCGCAGGTGTTCGGCCGCGCCGATTTCCACCTGGCTTATTCGCACCAGTGGGCGATGGGGTTCGGGGGCGTCAGCGGAGGATTGATCGACCTGAGCGCGCTGCCCTCCGGACCGTTTTTCCTGGACCACGACCAGCGGCACACGTTGAGCACCGGTATTCACGTGAATCTGCCGTGGCACGCGTGGGCCTCGACCAACGTCTCGTACGGCTCGGGGTTCCTGGATGGCGACGGCCCGGCACACCTTGCCTCGCACACGACACTGGACATAGCGCTGGGCAAGTCGATCGGAGAGCGCTGGGCGGTCCGTCTGACGGCGTTGAACGTGACCAACAACCGCTATCTGCTGGACAACAGCAACACCTTCGGAGGCACGCATTTCGGCGATCCCCGAATGGTTTCGATCCAGGCCAAGTACACCTTCCACTATTGAAGGCCAACACCGGGACTGCGCTTTCGTTTAGGATAAGCAAGCGACGTGCAGCGTGTTCGCTGGCGATTCGCATCCCATTGGGCAGCTCCCAAGCTGCCAAGCATGAAGAAGAGGTTCCTTTGCGCAAGCTCGTGTTGCTCCTGATTTTGGTGCTGGCCGCGTCTCTTCTGGCGGCCGCCGCCGACACCACCGCGCTGCGGCCGCCGAAGGGCGCACGCGTGGCCATCGTCGTCTTTGAAGACCTGCAGTGCCCGGATTGCTCGCGGGCGTGGCCGCTGCTGCAAGAGGCGGCACGCACCTACAAGATCCCCATCGTGCACTACGATTTTCCCCTGCCGATGCACAACTGGTCGTTCCAGGCGGCGATCCTGGCGCGCTACTTCGACTCAATCTCGCCGAAGGTCGGGGACGAGTTCCGAACCCAGATCTTCGCCCACCAGATCGAGATCACGCCGGATAACGTGCGGCAGTTCGGTGAGAACTTCGCCAAGGAGCACAACCTGAAGCTGCCTTTCGCCGTCGATCCGAAGGGTGAGCTGGAAAAGAGGATCAAGCAGGACTTCAATCTCGGGCAGAGGACCGGCGTCCAGCACACGCCGACCATCTACATCGTCAGCAACACACAGCGCGGCACGCCGTTCGTCGAGGTGGTGGACCGCAGCCAGCTCTACGCCCTGATCGACGACATGCTGAAGCAGGCCGGTCCGGCAGAGAATGCGTCGGACAAGCCGGCGCGCAGGATGAAATCGGGCCCACCCAAGAGCTAGTCCGTTCTGAAAACAAAAAGGCCCGGCCAGCGCCGGGCCTGATTTTTCCTTCGCCTCACCAGACCCGGCAGGCATTGGCCCGGACCATGGGCCGCCCGGCCTTGCAGCCGAACGCCTTG harbors:
- a CDS encoding type II toxin-antitoxin system HicB family antitoxin; the protein is MKPPRQLTAIIEREGDMYVALCPEFDIASQGESIEAARLNLKEAVELFLETADPSEVQRRLHTEVFVTRLEVAGD
- the ruvB gene encoding Holliday junction branch migration DNA helicase RuvB, whose translation is MKDRIVSAAPLDDDASFELKLRPQRLAEFIGQHKVKNQLSVAIEAARSRGEAMDHVLLYGPPGLGKTTLASIIANELAVSLQQTSAPVLQIKGDLTAILTNLKAKQVLFFDEVHRMQPALEELLYAALEDYQLDIIIGQGPSARTHTFEIPHFTFVGATTRAGLLSAPLRSRFGIMLRLEFYTHADLEIIVKRSAEILGVAIENDGASEIAMRARGTPRIANRLLRRVRDYAQVRGAGRIDIATAEAALEMLEVDKHGFDEIDRKLLLTIIEKYQGGPVGVNTLAAALAEEPEAIEEMYEPFLIQIGFLDRTPRGRVATKLAYDHFGITPSRKQSALF
- the fusA gene encoding elongation factor G, with the translated sequence MKVYEGANIRNVAVLGHSHAGKTSLVSAMLFTAGSTQRLGRVDDGSTVTDYDEEEVARKMTISTGIGHAEWKNVKINLLDNPGFNMFVHEAKTSMVAVESAIVVVDGVSGVEVVTEKVWGYADEFKLPRIIVGARMDRERANYDRLMESLTSTFGRTVIPLQLPIGSEKNLAGIVDLVRMKAYSYDMGGSGKGKEVDIPANLKDAAQAAHEKLVEIVAEGDDKLMEEFFEKGTIPEEHLVPALHEAIRDDRIFPVLFTSGLGNIGTDKLLDFLVEYAPTAAERQPVEAAPSPNNGEPARRKVADSEPLSLYVFKTVSDPFAGRISYFKVYSGVLKNDATVQNFTKNSSEKLAHISIIQGKTAVPVTELHAGDIGAVAKLRDTLTGDTLGDKNAPIQYPVVKLPEPAISFAIEPKTRGDEDKLSSIHRMMEEDAMLRFFRDPQTKEFLIAGTGQQHIEVVVSKLKKRYHAEVNLKAPKVPYRETIRGRADAHGRHKKQTGGHGQFGDCKIKMEPMPRGGGFEFVNDIFGGSIPRNFIPAVEKGIVEAAQRGYLAGYPVVDFKVILYDGSYHDVDSNELSFKVAGRLAFKKAMEQAKPTLLEPIMKVEITAPDEFAGSIMGDLNSRRGRIQGMDNKGGKTVVKAEVPMAEMLTYGADLTSMTQGRGSFNMEMNHYDIVPQQQQEKIIAAAKAERGEVIEEEE
- a CDS encoding TonB-dependent receptor → MGVAACALSAYASIFGTVRGLIHDPQHRPVAGAQVVVKASASEWTKTVTSDDSGSFEFDAVPVGEYLVAVSSAGFDTQEQTLLLRSGQVANLHFPLVLAKVSEKVEVRENSPAVDTSSSTTVSQISRQQIQQSPGAERTNSLSMITDFVPGAYMVHDLLHVRGGHQFTWMLDGIPVPNTNIATNVGPQFDPKNIDTLEVQRGGLSAEYGDRVYSVINVVTRSGFEAYKQCEIVVNYGSYNQTDDQLSCGSHTDRFAYFASLSGNRTDLGLETPSPEVLHDMGAGLGGFVSLILNQTPSDQLRLVASARGDHYQVPNTPADQASGTRDVENEHDTFVNGSWVHSGQRGILFTVSPFLHLNRAHYIGGPADTPVSPEDERRSDYFGGVSMVSIARGRHNARFGFQGFAQNERMFFALRSPGNPAITENDSQWGSVVAAFAEEQYKPTNWLTFNGGLRVTHFSGPLSETAVDPRLGAAIVIPRIKWVLRGFYGRYYQAPPLTTVSGPILDLAAQQGFAFQPLRGEKDEQYEFGVSVPVHRWTADFTHFSTAARNYFDHDVLGNSNIFLPLTIDRARIRGWEATIRSPQVFGRADFHLAYSHQWAMGFGGVSGGLIDLSALPSGPFFLDHDQRHTLSTGIHVNLPWHAWASTNVSYGSGFLDGDGPAHLASHTTLDIALGKSIGERWAVRLTALNVTNNRYLLDNSNTFGGTHFGDPRMVSIQAKYTFHY
- a CDS encoding DsbA family protein; amino-acid sequence: MRKLVLLLILVLAASLLAAAADTTALRPPKGARVAIVVFEDLQCPDCSRAWPLLQEAARTYKIPIVHYDFPLPMHNWSFQAAILARYFDSISPKVGDEFRTQIFAHQIEITPDNVRQFGENFAKEHNLKLPFAVDPKGELEKRIKQDFNLGQRTGVQHTPTIYIVSNTQRGTPFVEVVDRSQLYALIDDMLKQAGPAENASDKPARRMKSGPPKS